One Fusobacterium nucleatum genomic window carries:
- the nagA gene encoding N-acetylglucosamine-6-phosphate deacetylase translates to MKKMFLKNAKLVLENKLINGSILVSENKIEKIFTNKDNLTEFTFDEVIDLEGKYLGPAFIDVHTHGADGADAMDGIEEALRKISSYLAQEGTANFLATTLTSTKEILKDVLKVVANLQDKDIEGANIFGVHMEGPYFAVEYKGAQNDKYMKPAGIKELEEYLSVKDGLVKLFSISPHNQENLEAIKFLADNGVVVSVGHSGASYEAVMKAVDYGLSHATHTYNGMKGFTHREPGVVGAIFNSDNIMAEIIFDKVHVHPEAVRALIRVKGVDKIVCITDSMSATGLAEGQYKLGELDVNVKDGQARLASNNALAGSVLRMDIAFKNLIELGYSITDAFKMTSTNAAKEFKLNTGILKEGKDADLVVLDKDYKVCMTVVKGKIKFTNL, encoded by the coding sequence AAATAAATTGATTAATGGTTCTATTTTAGTTTCTGAAAATAAAATAGAAAAAATTTTTACTAATAAAGATAACCTAACTGAATTTACTTTTGATGAAGTTATAGATTTAGAAGGAAAATATTTAGGACCTGCATTTATAGATGTTCATACTCATGGTGCTGATGGGGCTGATGCAATGGATGGTATAGAAGAAGCTTTAAGAAAGATTTCTAGTTATTTAGCTCAAGAAGGAACTGCAAACTTTTTAGCCACTACTTTAACAAGTACAAAAGAAATTTTAAAAGATGTCTTAAAAGTTGTTGCAAATCTACAAGATAAAGATATTGAAGGTGCAAATATTTTTGGAGTACACATGGAGGGGCCTTATTTTGCTGTTGAATATAAGGGAGCACAAAATGATAAATATATGAAACCTGCTGGAATTAAAGAACTTGAAGAGTATTTATCAGTAAAAGATGGGCTTGTAAAATTATTTTCAATTTCCCCTCATAATCAAGAAAATTTAGAAGCTATAAAGTTTTTAGCTGACAACGGAGTTGTTGTTTCAGTTGGACATTCAGGAGCAAGTTATGAAGCTGTTATGAAAGCTGTTGATTATGGTCTTTCTCATGCTACTCATACTTATAATGGAATGAAAGGTTTTACTCATAGAGAACCAGGAGTTGTTGGTGCAATATTCAATTCTGATAATATTATGGCAGAAATCATCTTTGATAAGGTGCATGTTCACCCTGAAGCAGTAAGAGCCCTTATTAGAGTAAAAGGCGTAGATAAAATAGTTTGTATTACAGACTCTATGTCTGCAACAGGTTTAGCAGAAGGTCAATATAAATTGGGAGAGCTTGACGTAAATGTAAAAGATGGACAAGCAAGACTTGCTTCAAATAATGCCTTAGCAGGTAGTGTTCTTAGAATGGATATAGCTTTTAAGAATTTAATAGAATTAGGTTATAGCATAACTGATGCTTTTAAAATGACTTCAACTAATGCTGCAAAAGAGTTCAAATTAAATACTGGTATTTTAAAAGAAGGAAAAGATGCCGATTTAGTTGTCTTAGATAAAGACTATAAGGTTTGTATGACTGTGGTTAAAGGGAAAATTAAATTTACAAATTTATAA